A genomic window from Nocardioides rotundus includes:
- a CDS encoding helix-turn-helix domain-containing protein, whose product MTADTFHRFVDTLTEALDDPELMGASGAVWAERLHFSRFHLDRLISATAGESPAALRRRILLERAAYRMLATTAPLIDIAVEAGYGSHEAFTRAFAKAYGVPPATWRKRPGQLRLEAPSGVHFHPPGGLRLPARDKVTAVELLTRMVEHHIWLTGEMVTTAARLTDEQLDQPIVLDVDDDPQTIRSLLSRLVGQMGMWNAAMADRDYDWSVEEHESLSSMRRRLAEEGPTYLSHVRTVVDDGRLDDTFVDALCEPAEVFTYGGMIAHVLTFAAHRRTLVALALGHHGIDDLGWGDPMLWVAQPDR is encoded by the coding sequence ATGACCGCCGACACCTTCCACCGGTTCGTCGACACCCTCACCGAGGCGCTCGACGACCCGGAGCTGATGGGGGCGTCCGGTGCCGTCTGGGCCGAGCGGCTGCACTTCTCGCGATTCCACCTGGACCGGCTCATCAGCGCGACGGCCGGCGAGTCCCCCGCGGCCCTGCGCCGTCGCATCCTGCTCGAGCGGGCGGCGTACCGCATGCTCGCCACCACCGCCCCGCTGATCGACATCGCGGTCGAGGCGGGCTACGGCTCGCACGAGGCATTCACCCGCGCCTTCGCCAAGGCGTACGGCGTCCCACCGGCCACCTGGCGCAAGCGACCCGGCCAGCTCCGGCTCGAGGCGCCGAGCGGGGTCCACTTCCACCCACCCGGCGGCCTCCGGCTGCCCGCACGAGACAAGGTCACCGCCGTGGAGCTCCTGACCCGCATGGTCGAACACCACATCTGGCTCACCGGCGAGATGGTCACCACCGCCGCTCGGCTCACCGACGAGCAGCTGGACCAGCCGATCGTCCTGGACGTCGACGACGACCCGCAGACCATCCGCAGCCTGCTCTCCCGCCTGGTCGGGCAGATGGGCATGTGGAACGCCGCGATGGCCGATCGGGACTACGACTGGTCGGTCGAGGAGCATGAGTCGCTCAGCTCGATGCGCCGCCGACTGGCCGAGGAGGGCCCGACGTACCTCAGCCATGTCCGGACCGTGGTCGACGACGGTCGGTTGGACGACACGTTCGTGGACGCGCTGTGCGAGCCCGCGGAGGTCTTCACCTACGGCGGGATGATCGCCCACGTGCTCACCTTCGCCGCCCACCGGCGCACCCTGGTCGCGCTCGCGCTGGGGCACCACGGGATCGACGACCTGGGCTGGGGCGACCCGATGCTCTGGGTGGCGCAACCTGACAGGTGA